The Lepus europaeus isolate LE1 chromosome 6, mLepTim1.pri, whole genome shotgun sequence genome includes a window with the following:
- the LOC133762142 gene encoding large ribosomal subunit protein eL30-like — MVTAKANRSLESMNSTLQLVTKRGEHVLGRELSLKAIRQGKAKLVIQANNCPALRKSEIGHYTTLAKTGVHHDSGSNIELATTCGKYCRVCTLSITDPGDSGIIRSMPGQVKTKSSHSPMVQLSPLHDKDTTVTNTCTLSSKLRYHDNLLRHHQH, encoded by the exons ATGGTGACCGCAAAGGCCAACAGGTCGCTGGAGTCCATGAACTCTACACTCCAGCTTGTGACGAAGAGGGGAGAACACGTGCTGGGACGCGAGCTGTCTCTGAAGGCGATCAGACAAGGCAAAGCGAAACTGGTCATCCAAGCCAACAACTGCCCAGCTCTGCGGAAATCTGAAATAGGGCATTACACTACGTTGGCCAAAACTGGTGTCCATCATGACAGTGGCAGTAATATTGAACTGGCTACAACGTGTGGAAAATACTGCAGAGTATGTACTCTTTCTATCACTGATCCAGGTGATTCTGGTATTATCAGAAGCATGCCAGGGCAGGTGAAAACCAAATCAT CGCACTCTCCCATGGTACAGCTAAGTCCCCTCCATGACAAAGATACCACCGTGACGAACACATGTACACTGAGCTCCAAGCTGAGATACCATGACAACCTTCTCAGACATCACCAGCACTGA